One window of the Bradyrhizobium sp. NP1 genome contains the following:
- a CDS encoding MFS transporter, protein MRRESQIPIASKTQARRFATRLAVFYATLFGTTGAHLPFFTVWLKAIGLDAFWIGLVTAVPPVTRFTVLPLVTGLAETRQAVRGAIRITAFATALGFVAIGTLYQPLAVLLVYAVMCCLWTPLVPLTDAYALRGVRRYGLNYGPLRLWGSAAFVVGALVCGGLVDAIAPRHLIWVIASVAGLCALASLALAPLAGAKAPDGAQHGARALLRDRGFVAIIATSALVQGSHSAYYVFASIVWQQAGYGGLTIAGLWTLGVLAEIVLFALSPRFTLQPATLVVIAALAAAVRWVLTALNPPIALLAVVQLAHGLSFGLTQVGTMGLMVQRVPGHVMARGQGYLVACSGIVAGCASIVSGAVYQRYGQGVYCLMAAMALAGAIVMAVARRGLAHQPQSAAAGG, encoded by the coding sequence ATGAGACGCGAATCACAAATCCCCATCGCTTCGAAGACGCAGGCCAGGCGATTCGCGACGCGGCTCGCGGTATTCTACGCTACCCTGTTCGGCACGACCGGCGCCCACCTGCCGTTTTTCACGGTCTGGCTCAAGGCGATCGGGCTCGACGCGTTCTGGATCGGGCTGGTCACCGCGGTGCCGCCGGTGACGCGATTCACGGTGCTGCCCTTGGTGACCGGCCTGGCGGAAACCCGCCAGGCGGTGCGCGGCGCGATCAGGATCACGGCCTTTGCCACCGCGCTCGGTTTCGTCGCGATCGGCACACTCTACCAGCCGCTCGCGGTACTGCTGGTCTACGCCGTGATGTGCTGCCTGTGGACGCCACTGGTGCCGCTCACCGACGCCTATGCGCTGCGCGGCGTGCGGCGCTACGGGCTCAATTACGGGCCGCTGCGGCTGTGGGGCTCGGCGGCCTTCGTCGTCGGCGCGCTGGTCTGCGGGGGGCTGGTCGACGCGATCGCCCCAAGGCACCTGATCTGGGTGATCGCTTCGGTCGCGGGACTTTGCGCGCTGGCGAGCCTCGCGCTGGCCCCGCTCGCCGGCGCCAAGGCCCCTGATGGGGCGCAGCATGGCGCGCGGGCCTTGTTGCGCGACAGGGGGTTCGTCGCGATCATCGCGACCTCCGCCCTCGTCCAGGGCAGCCACTCGGCCTATTACGTCTTTGCCTCCATTGTCTGGCAGCAGGCGGGATATGGCGGGCTCACCATCGCCGGCTTGTGGACGCTTGGCGTGCTCGCCGAGATCGTTCTGTTTGCGCTCTCGCCGCGCTTCACGCTGCAGCCGGCGACGCTGGTCGTGATCGCGGCGCTCGCGGCGGCCGTGCGCTGGGTGCTGACCGCGCTCAACCCGCCGATCGCGTTGCTCGCCGTGGTGCAGCTCGCGCATGGCCTGAGCTTCGGGCTGACCCAGGTCGGCACCATGGGGTTGATGGTGCAGCGCGTGCCCGGCCATGTGATGGCGCGCGGGCAGGGTTACCTCGTCGCCTGCAGCGGCATCGTCGCCGGCTGCGCCTCGATCGTCTCCGGCGCGGTCTATCAGCGCTATGGACAGGGCGTCTATTGCCTGATGGCGGCAATGGCGCTTGCCGGCGCGATCGTCATGGCGGTGGCGCGGCGGGGCCTCGCGCATCAGCCCCAGAGCGCGGCCGCCGGCGGATAG
- a CDS encoding MlaD family protein — METRANYVLIGTFTLAVIAAAFGFVLWFQSLHTTKARSPLRVIFEGPASGLRNGGSVNFNGIRIGEVVSVKLDNPRRVVALAMVENNAPIRKDTLVGLEFQGLTGVAAISLKGGAEAAPPVPLDEDGIPVLTADPNGLQDVTEAIRGTLQNINRVVADNQEAVKNSLKNLETFTASLSRNAERIDSVMARVDGVMGKADNLMLGLNTLAGGKEGGELFLAVKSIRELAEDFDKRSGALMSDGRRTLSDISRAVNNFDRNPTRVLFGASNSPSSAQASQPAPAASGRRQ; from the coding sequence ATGGAAACGCGGGCGAACTATGTCCTGATCGGCACTTTCACGCTGGCGGTGATCGCGGCCGCCTTCGGCTTCGTGCTTTGGTTCCAGTCGCTGCACACCACCAAGGCGCGCAGCCCGCTGCGCGTCATCTTCGAGGGTCCCGCGTCCGGCCTGCGCAATGGCGGTAGCGTCAATTTCAACGGTATTCGGATAGGGGAAGTGGTTTCGGTGAAGCTCGACAATCCGCGCCGCGTGGTGGCGCTGGCAATGGTCGAGAACAACGCGCCGATCCGAAAGGACACCCTCGTCGGTCTCGAATTCCAGGGCCTGACCGGCGTCGCCGCGATCTCGCTCAAGGGCGGCGCGGAAGCCGCCCCGCCGGTGCCGCTGGACGAGGATGGCATACCGGTGCTGACCGCCGACCCCAACGGCCTGCAGGACGTCACCGAGGCGATCCGCGGCACCTTGCAGAACATCAACCGCGTGGTCGCCGACAACCAGGAAGCGGTGAAGAATTCGCTCAAGAACCTGGAAACCTTCACCGCGTCGCTGTCGCGCAATGCCGAGCGCATCGACAGCGTGATGGCGCGGGTCGATGGCGTGATGGGCAAGGCCGACAACCTGATGCTGGGGCTGAACACGCTGGCCGGCGGCAAGGAGGGCGGCGAATTGTTCCTGGCGGTGAAATCGATCCGCGAGCTCGCCGAGGATTTTGACAAGCGCTCCGGTGCGCTCATGTCGGACGGCCGCCGCACGCTGTCCGACATCAGCCGCGCCGTGAACAATTTCGACCGCAACCCGACGCGCGTGCTGTTCGGCGCGAGCAACAGCCCGAGCAGTGCGCAGGCCTCGCAGCCGGCGCCGGCCGCGAGCGGGCGGCGGCAGTGA
- a CDS encoding threonine/serine dehydratase codes for MTQTASPFPVTPSDIDAAARVLAPVAVRTPLLSFPVLNERVGAKVFLKPEVLQRTGSFKFRGAFNKLSSIPQEKRKGGVVAFSSGNHAQGVAAAAKILDMPATIVMPSDAPALKRERTKAYGAEVVLYDRDREDREAIARDLAQKRGATVVPPYDDPFVIAGQGTAGREIAEDMAALGLAPDIVIAPASGGGLIAGVATAVKARFPGAAVIVAEPENFDDHARSLRAGAREAHHAAGRTICDALMAAMPGEITFAINSRLLSQGVTASDAEVAAAVAFAFRELKLVVEPGGAVGLAALLAGRIEARGKTVVVVLSGGNVDADLFARLVA; via the coding sequence ATGACCCAAACAGCCTCGCCTTTTCCAGTCACCCCATCCGACATCGATGCGGCGGCGCGCGTGCTGGCGCCGGTCGCAGTCAGAACGCCATTGTTGTCCTTTCCCGTCCTGAACGAACGGGTCGGCGCCAAGGTGTTTCTGAAGCCGGAAGTGCTGCAGCGGACCGGATCGTTCAAGTTTCGCGGCGCCTTCAACAAGCTGTCGTCGATCCCGCAGGAGAAGCGCAAGGGCGGCGTGGTCGCCTTCTCCTCCGGCAACCATGCGCAAGGCGTCGCCGCCGCCGCCAAGATCCTCGACATGCCCGCGACTATCGTGATGCCTTCCGACGCGCCGGCCTTGAAGCGCGAGCGCACCAAGGCCTATGGCGCCGAGGTCGTGCTCTACGACCGCGATCGCGAGGACCGCGAGGCCATCGCCCGCGATCTTGCACAGAAGCGCGGCGCCACCGTGGTGCCGCCCTATGACGATCCCTTCGTGATTGCAGGCCAGGGCACCGCAGGCCGCGAGATCGCCGAGGACATGGCCGCGCTCGGGCTTGCCCCCGACATCGTGATCGCGCCGGCTTCCGGTGGCGGCCTGATCGCGGGCGTTGCGACCGCGGTGAAGGCGCGTTTTCCCGGCGCCGCCGTGATCGTCGCGGAGCCCGAGAATTTCGACGACCATGCGCGCTCGCTGCGCGCCGGAGCGCGCGAGGCGCATCATGCCGCAGGCCGCACGATTTGCGACGCGCTGATGGCTGCGATGCCCGGCGAGATCACCTTTGCGATCAACAGCCGCTTGTTGTCCCAGGGCGTGACCGCATCCGACGCCGAGGTGGCGGCCGCGGTCGCCTTTGCCTTTCGCGAGTTGAAGCTGGTGGTCGAGCCCGGCGGGGCGGTCGGGCTCGCCGCCCTGCTTGCCGGCCGGATCGAGGCGCGCGGCAAGACCGTCGTCGTCGTGCTCTCCGGCGGCAACGTGGATGCCGATCTGTTTGCCAGGCTCGTCGCCTGA
- a CDS encoding ABC transporter ATP-binding protein, with amino-acid sequence MATVQQDAIIRVRDITVQFGATRVLDGLNLDVKRGEILGFVGPSGAGKSVLTRTIIGLVPKIAGRIEVFGVDLDVADTSARRAVERRWGILFQQGALFSSLTVRQNIQFPVREYLKVSQRLLDEIMVAKLGMVGLKPEVADRYPSELSGGMIKRVALARALALDPELVFLDEPTSGLDPIGAGDFDELVRTLQRTLGLTVFMVTHDLDSLYTACDRIAVLGNGKIIAAGSMADMQASQHPWLRQYFHGKRARAVMG; translated from the coding sequence ATGGCGACGGTTCAACAGGACGCCATCATCCGGGTCCGCGACATCACCGTGCAGTTCGGCGCGACGCGCGTGCTCGACGGGCTCAACCTCGACGTCAAGCGCGGCGAGATCCTGGGTTTCGTCGGTCCGTCGGGCGCCGGCAAGTCGGTGCTGACCCGCACCATCATCGGCCTGGTGCCAAAGATCGCCGGCCGCATCGAGGTGTTCGGCGTCGACCTCGACGTTGCCGACACCTCCGCGCGGCGCGCGGTGGAACGGCGCTGGGGCATCCTGTTCCAGCAGGGCGCGCTGTTCTCCTCGCTTACGGTGCGGCAGAACATCCAGTTTCCGGTGCGCGAATATCTCAAGGTCTCGCAGCGCCTGCTCGACGAGATCATGGTGGCGAAGCTCGGCATGGTCGGGCTCAAGCCGGAGGTCGCCGACCGCTATCCGTCCGAACTGTCGGGCGGCATGATCAAGCGCGTGGCGCTGGCGCGCGCGCTCGCGCTCGATCCGGAACTCGTGTTCCTGGACGAGCCGACCTCGGGGCTCGATCCGATCGGCGCCGGCGATTTCGACGAATTGGTGCGCACGCTGCAGCGGACTTTGGGGCTGACCGTTTTCATGGTAACCCACGACCTGGACAGCCTCTACACCGCCTGCGACCGGATCGCCGTCTTGGGGAACGGCAAGATCATTGCCGCAGGTTCGATGGCCGACATGCAGGCTTCGCAGCACCCCTGGCTGCGGCAGTATTTCCACGGCAAGCGCGCCCGCGCAGTGATGGGCTAG
- a CDS encoding DUF6665 family protein produces MSRDFRLHGAPVDVLSHEIAQEKAAALGRMGRALEEALARLREFDAALPGARASAQQPRRTLVTEAGHALWMFVVQREACGLRDSRTVMRDYNVPGEVQQCMGAVPAAPTRAGR; encoded by the coding sequence ATGTCCCGCGATTTTCGCCTTCATGGCGCTCCCGTCGACGTTCTCAGCCATGAGATCGCCCAGGAGAAGGCCGCTGCGCTCGGACGGATGGGGCGAGCGCTGGAAGAGGCGCTCGCCAGGCTGCGGGAGTTCGATGCCGCCCTTCCTGGCGCACGAGCGTCAGCGCAGCAGCCGCGGCGCACCCTGGTGACGGAGGCCGGCCACGCACTGTGGATGTTCGTGGTGCAGCGAGAGGCGTGCGGCCTGCGCGACAGCCGCACTGTCATGCGCGACTATAATGTGCCGGGCGAGGTGCAGCAGTGCATGGGGGCGGTCCCCGCCGCACCGACGCGGGCGGGGCGATGA
- the dgcA gene encoding N-acetyl-D-Glu racemase DgcA, whose amino-acid sequence MTSSELPMLRLRIERWPIKGAFTISRGAKTEAVTVVAEVSQGNNSGRGECVPYPRYGETPEAALAALEAMRERLAQGLTRHGLQAAMPPGAARNALDCALIDLEAKRTGRHAWNLLGRSEPRPCVTAYTISLGSPETMAEAAAGAAHRALLKVKLGGDGDGARLAAVRKAAPRCELIVDANEAWTPANLAENLAACAEAGVTLVEQPLPAGQDGLLAEIRRPVPVCADESVHDRTSLAALRDRYDAVNIKLDKTGGLTEALAMADAAKALGFDIMVGCMVATSLAMAPAMLLTPQARFVDLDGPLLLARDRDDGLRYEDSLVYPPAAALWG is encoded by the coding sequence ATGACTTCCAGCGAACTTCCAATGCTTCGGTTGCGAATCGAGCGCTGGCCGATCAAAGGCGCGTTCACGATCAGCCGCGGCGCCAAGACCGAAGCCGTCACGGTTGTGGCCGAAGTAAGCCAGGGGAACAACAGCGGCCGCGGCGAATGCGTGCCCTATCCGCGCTATGGCGAGACGCCCGAGGCGGCGCTTGCCGCACTTGAGGCGATGCGCGAACGCCTCGCCCAGGGCCTCACCCGGCACGGCTTGCAGGCCGCCATGCCGCCGGGGGCCGCCCGCAACGCGCTCGATTGTGCACTCATCGATCTGGAGGCCAAGCGGACCGGCCGGCATGCCTGGAACCTGCTCGGCCGATCCGAGCCACGCCCTTGCGTGACCGCTTACACGATCTCGCTCGGCTCGCCGGAGACCATGGCGGAAGCGGCCGCCGGGGCGGCGCACCGCGCTCTCCTGAAAGTGAAGCTCGGCGGCGACGGCGATGGCGCCCGCCTCGCCGCGGTGCGCAAGGCCGCGCCTCGCTGCGAATTGATCGTTGACGCCAATGAGGCCTGGACACCGGCCAATCTCGCGGAAAACCTCGCGGCCTGCGCGGAAGCCGGCGTCACGCTGGTGGAGCAGCCGCTGCCGGCCGGCCAGGACGGCCTGCTTGCCGAGATCCGGAGGCCGGTCCCGGTCTGCGCGGATGAGAGCGTGCATGACCGCACCTCGCTTGCGGCCCTGCGCGACCGCTACGATGCGGTCAACATCAAGCTCGACAAGACCGGCGGCCTGACCGAGGCGCTCGCCATGGCGGATGCGGCGAAAGCGCTCGGTTTCGACATCATGGTCGGCTGCATGGTCGCGACCTCGCTCGCCATGGCGCCCGCCATGCTGCTCACGCCGCAGGCGCGCTTCGTCGACCTCGACGGCCCGCTGCTGCTCGCCCGCGATCGCGACGACGGCCTGCGCTATGAGGATAGCCTGGTCTATCCGCCGGCGGCCGCGCTCTGGGGCTGA
- a CDS encoding ABC transporter permease: MNGDPTLERIAQGSGLALVAAGSWTARFAPALERLVMEAEKLAGSRPNIFIDVSQVSKLDTFGAWLIERLRRSLTQGNVEPNIAGLSANYSSLVDEVRRVKGSPAVDTYSVTITGMLEQVGRTVAGIGGTIASLVDMLGAVLAASARVIVRPRSFRLTSTVHHLEQVCWRAVPIVVLITFLIGCIISQQGIFHFRKFGADIFVVDMLGVLVLREIGVLLVAIMVAGRSGSAYTAELGSMKMREEIDALRTMGFDPIEVLILPRMLALIIALPILAFLGAMAALYGGGLVAWLYGGVDPEAFLLRLRDAISIDHFTVGLVKAPVMAAVIGIVACVEGLAVQGSAESLGQHTTSSVVKGIFFVIVMDGVFAIFFASIGM; encoded by the coding sequence GTGAATGGAGATCCGACACTGGAGCGGATTGCGCAGGGCAGCGGCCTTGCGCTGGTTGCCGCCGGCTCCTGGACCGCGCGCTTCGCGCCGGCGCTGGAGCGCTTGGTGATGGAGGCGGAAAAGCTTGCCGGCAGCCGCCCCAACATCTTCATCGACGTCTCGCAGGTTTCCAAGCTCGACACTTTCGGCGCCTGGCTGATCGAGCGGCTGCGCCGCAGCCTGACGCAAGGCAATGTCGAGCCCAACATCGCGGGGCTCTCGGCCAACTATTCCAGCCTGGTCGACGAGGTGCGGCGGGTGAAGGGTTCGCCCGCGGTCGACACCTATTCGGTGACCATCACCGGCATGCTGGAGCAGGTCGGCCGCACCGTGGCCGGGATCGGCGGCACGATTGCGAGCCTGGTCGACATGCTGGGCGCAGTGCTCGCGGCGAGCGCCCGCGTCATCGTCCGCCCGCGCAGCTTCCGCCTCACCTCGACCGTCCATCACCTCGAGCAGGTGTGCTGGCGCGCGGTGCCGATCGTGGTGCTGATCACCTTCCTGATCGGCTGCATCATCTCGCAGCAGGGCATCTTCCATTTCCGCAAGTTCGGGGCCGACATCTTCGTCGTCGACATGCTGGGCGTGCTGGTGCTGCGCGAGATCGGCGTGCTCCTGGTTGCGATCATGGTCGCAGGCCGCTCCGGCAGTGCCTATACCGCCGAGCTCGGCTCGATGAAGATGCGCGAGGAGATCGATGCGCTGCGCACCATGGGCTTCGATCCGATCGAGGTGCTGATCCTGCCGCGCATGCTGGCGCTGATCATCGCGCTGCCGATCCTGGCCTTCCTCGGCGCCATGGCCGCGCTCTATGGCGGCGGCCTCGTCGCCTGGCTCTATGGCGGGGTCGATCCCGAAGCGTTCCTGCTCCGCCTGCGCGATGCCATCTCGATCGATCATTTCACCGTCGGCCTTGTCAAGGCGCCGGTGATGGCGGCGGTGATCGGCATCGTCGCCTGCGTCGAGGGGCTCGCGGTGCAGGGCAGCGCCGAGTCGCTCGGCCAGCACACGACGTCCTCGGTGGTGAAGGGCATCTTCTTCGTCATCGTGATGGACGGCGTGTTCGCGATCTTCTTCGCCTCGATCGGAATGTGA
- a CDS encoding transposase, which translates to MPNYRRANVTGGLFFFTVALADRSSNLLIEEIDRLRQSYRTIQERRPFETIAVCILPDHIHALWALPQDDRDFATRWNLIKSGFSRGVDAKPRSQSKVSKREKGIWQRRYWEHAIRDEADLERHVDYIHFNPVKHGHVACVADWPHSSFHRFVERGLLEADWGGDMKDIAGSFGE; encoded by the coding sequence ATGCCGAACTATCGTCGTGCCAATGTGACAGGCGGGCTGTTCTTCTTCACCGTTGCGCTTGCCGATCGTTCGAGCAATTTGCTGATCGAGGAAATCGATCGCCTACGACAGTCCTACCGGACCATTCAAGAACGACGTCCTTTTGAGACGATTGCCGTCTGTATTTTGCCTGATCACATTCACGCCCTGTGGGCATTGCCTCAAGATGACCGGGACTTCGCCACCCGTTGGAACCTCATCAAGAGCGGGTTTTCCCGCGGAGTCGACGCGAAGCCGAGATCACAAAGCAAGGTTTCCAAACGCGAAAAGGGAATCTGGCAGCGTCGCTATTGGGAGCACGCAATTCGCGATGAAGCTGATCTCGAGCGTCACGTCGACTACATCCACTTTAATCCCGTTAAGCACGGACACGTAGCGTGCGTTGCCGATTGGCCTCACAGCAGCTTTCATCGCTTTGTCGAACGCGGCTTGCTGGAAGCCGATTGGGGCGGGGACATGAAGGACATTGCGGGATCGTTTGGAGAATGA
- the bfr gene encoding bacterioferritin has translation MKGEKKVIEYLNKALRHELTAVNQYWLHYRLLDNWGYKALAKTWRRESIEEMQHADKLIERTIFLDGAPNMQTLESLHIGKTVKAVLDSDLQAELSARSLYAEAATYCHSVKDYVTRDLFEQLLHGEEEHIDFLETQIELVTRIGLELYAQRHIGDLDED, from the coding sequence ATGAAGGGCGAGAAGAAAGTTATCGAATACCTCAACAAAGCGCTCCGCCACGAGCTCACCGCGGTGAACCAGTATTGGCTGCATTACCGCCTGCTCGACAATTGGGGCTACAAGGCGCTGGCCAAGACGTGGCGCAGGGAATCGATCGAAGAGATGCAGCATGCTGACAAGCTCATCGAACGCACCATCTTCCTCGATGGAGCTCCCAATATGCAGACGCTGGAATCTCTTCATATCGGGAAGACCGTGAAGGCCGTGCTCGATAGCGACTTGCAAGCCGAATTGTCGGCGCGCTCCCTCTACGCTGAAGCCGCGACCTATTGCCATTCGGTCAAGGACTACGTGACACGAGATCTGTTTGAGCAACTCTTGCACGGTGAGGAAGAGCACATCGACTTTCTGGAAACTCAGATCGAACTCGTAACGAGGATCGGCCTTGAGCTATATGCGCAGCGTCATATCGGAGACCTCGACGAGGACTGA